A window of the Cuculus canorus isolate bCucCan1 chromosome 3, bCucCan1.pri, whole genome shotgun sequence genome harbors these coding sequences:
- the SMC6 gene encoding structural maintenance of chromosomes protein 6: MGKRKEESISKPGSCKRQRQEYTNEDGDGSNEEEHSQSSAESSFSSLSTVGEVGIIESIQLKNFMCHSMLGPFQFGSNLNFVVGNNGSGKSSVLTALIVGLGGKATATNRGSSLKMFVRDGETSADISITLRNQGRDAFKPEVYGSSIIVNQHINLDGSRSYRLKSKSGTLVSSKKEELIGILDHFNIQVDNPVSILTQEMSKHFLQSKNESDKYKFFMKATQLEQMKEDYSYIMKTKENTCIQIEHGVERLRELKQLYCEKRDRYKSIGFVNEMRNHLEDLKHKMAWAVVSEMEKEIQPIQEGIRAEEKNAEKFVQKLEECRVKVNEAEEKYKAIQNRLIMISEEAQALHPQCISLKSDVQAKRKAVNEAEVFYNRFKTELKRLGKDDEQLRNRIEELRSSANRASEPEILERQRKIAHLREQLKAFHDEEIMIGQQMDQFQQAMYKCKEEHARLRREDYDARQALDAKQKQLRELKESKTNTLKRFGPHMPAFLEAVEASYRQGHFKHKPIGPLGAFIHLKDAELTLAVESCLKSLVQAFCCDNHNDERTLQQLMSKYYPRGFRPQIIVNKFQDKVYDVTQRAVHHPEFPSVLTALEIDHVVVANCLIDVRGIETILLIKSSRKAREVMQSNRPPKNCREAFTAEGDQVFERRYYSSDYVRPKFLSKDVEAEISHLEKEVENRKAQMTASQQRLYSIEKEIRQNEDHLNSHRRHQKELQIKIRKTNADIADLENIEEHQSVDIRTLEDEAEENKSKMESVKKDMQQQSRKVEELKNVLQVAEKKLEEMRDKIHQVEEVAGPVKDELNVADSEVENSKRRLQHYEDKQKEHLACIKRHKALLADKEKQLEEKIAQARQIYSERIEVSRTVKSLDAEMNRLRERINSENDRHGNREEIIQQFHDAKERYEDANSKVKNLKKFIRLLEEIMTQRFKIYGQFLRLLSLRCKLYFDRLLRIRACSGKILFDHKNETLSITVQPREEDRAALNDVRSLSGGERSFSTVCFILSLWSITESPFRCLDEFDVYMDMVNRRIAMDMILKVADSQNHRQFILLTPQSMSSLPTSSRIRILRMQDPERGQRTLNFRNRNDEDEDQ, encoded by the exons ATGGgtaagagaaaggaagaaagtatttCAAAGCCTGGATCCTGTAAAAGGCAGAGACAGGAATACACAAATGAAGATGGCGATGGGTCTAATGAAGAAGAACATTCACAGTCATCAGCAGAAAGTAGTTTCTCTTCGTTGTCA ACCGTAGGTGAAGTTGGGATAATTGAAAGTATCCAGCTGAAGAACTTCATGTGCCATTCGATGTTGGGGCCTTTTCAGTTTGGATCAAATCTCAATTTTGTTGTTGGAAACAATGGAA GTGGAAAAAGTTCTGTGTTAACTGCTCTTATTGTTGGACTTGGCGGAAAAGCCACTGCAACTAACAGAGGTTcctcattaaaaatgtttgtacGAGATGGAGAGAC ttcTGCAGATATTTCCATAACATTGCGAAACCAAGGTAGAGATGCGTTCAAACCTGAAGTGTATGGCAGCTCTATTATTGTGAATCAGCACATTAATCTGGATGGAAGCAGAAGTTACagactgaaaagcaaatctG GAACCTTagtttcttcaaagaaagaggAACTCATAGGAATACTGGATCACTTTAACATACAG GTAGATAATCCCGTGTCTATTTTAACCCAAGAGATGAGTAAGCACTTTTTACAGTCTAAAAATGAAAGTGACAAATACAAg TTTTTTATGAAGGCAACTCAACTGGAACAAATGAAAGAGGATTATTCATATATTatgaaaactaaagaaaatacatgtattCAGATAGAACACGGAGTAGAG cgtCTTCGAGAACTTAAGCAGCTTTATTGTGAAAAAAGGGACCGTTACAAAAGCATTGGGTTTGTGAATGAGATGCGAAATCATCTTGAAGATTTGAAACATAAAATGGCGTGGGCAGTG GTGAGtgagatggaaaaagaaatacagccaATCCAAGAAGGCATcagagctgaggaaaaaaatgcagagaagttTGTTCAGAAGCTAGAAGAGTGCCGG GTAAAAGTgaatgaagcagaagaaaagtacAAAGCAATACAAAACAGGTTAATAATGATAAGTGAAGAAGCACAAGCCCTGCATCCTCAGTGTATTTCTTTGAAGTCTGATGTgcaggcaaaaagaaaagctgtgaatGAAGCTGAG GTATTTTACAATCGTTTCAAAACTGAGTTAAAACGTCTGGGAAAAGATGATGAACAGCTACGTAACCGAATTGAAGAACTGAGAAGCAG TGCTAACCGGGCTTCAGAGCCTGAGATATTggaaagacaaaggaaaattgCACACTTAAGGGAACAGTTAAAGGCATTCCACGATGAAGAAATAATGATTGGTCAACAGATGGATCAGTTTCAGCAGGCTATGTACAAGTGTAAGGAAGAACATGCTAGACTTAG GAGAGAAGACTATGATGCAAGACAAGCACTGGATGCTAAGCAAaaacagctgagagagctgaaaGAGAGTAAAACAAATACCTTGAAAAGGTTTGGACCACATATGCCAGCATTTCTTGAAGCAGTTGAAGCATCCTATAGGCAAGGGCACTTTAAACACAAACCTATCGGACCTTTAG GTGCTTTCATTCATCTGAAAGATGCTGAGCTGACCTTGGCTGTTGAATCTTGCTTGAAGAGCCTAGTTCAGGCATTTTGCTGTGATAATCATAATGATGAGAGAACTCTTCAGCAACTGATGTCAAAATACTATCCACGTGGATTTAGACCTCAAATAATCGTAAATAAATTTCAGGATAAAGTTTATGATGTTACACAGAG AGCAGTTCATCATCCAGAATTCCCATCGGTTCTCACAGCACTGGAAATAGATCATGTAGTAGTTGCCAATTGTTTGATTGATGTGAGGGGTATAGAAACAATTCTGCTTATTAAA AGTAGCCGTAAGGCTCGTGAAGTAATGCAATCTAATCGACCCCCCAAAAATTGTAGAGAAGCTTTCACTGCTGAAGGTGATCAAGTATTTGAAAGACGATATTACTCTTCTGATTATGTCAGACCCAAGTTCCTAAGCAAAGATGTTGAAGCAGAAATAAG tcacttgGAGAAAGAAGTTGAAAACCGAAAGGCACAGATGACAGCATCTCAGCAACGTTTATATTCCATCGAAAAAGAGATTCGGCAAAATGAAGATCATCTTAATAGTCATCGACGACACCAAAAAGAACTACAG ataaagataagaaaaacaaatgcagacaTAGCAGATCTTGAAAATATTGAAGAACACCAGTCAGTTGACATTCGTACATTA GAAGATGAAGCTGAAGAGAATAAGAGTAAGATGGAATCTGTAAAAAAAGACATGCagcaacaaagcagaaaagtggaagaactgaaaaatgttcttcaggtagctgaaaaaaaattggaagaaatGAGAGACAAAATTCATCAAGTAGAAGAAGTTGCTGGTCCAGTTAAG GATGAATTAAACGTAGCTGACTCAGAAGTGGAAAACAGTAAACGTCGACTGCAGCACTatgaagacaaacagaaagaacacTTGGCTTGCATAAAAAGACATAAAGCATTACTAGctgataaagaaaaacagttagaG gaaaaaattgcACAAGCTCGGCAAATCTACTCAGAGCGCATAGAGGTCAGCAGAACTGTTAAGAGTCTCGATGCAGAAATGAATCGCCTGAGAGAGAGgataaattcagaaaatgatcgccatggaaacagagaagaaataataca gcAATTTCATGATGCAAAGGAAAGATATGAGGATGCAAACAGTAAAGTAAAGAATTTGAAGAAATTTATTAGACTGCTGGAAGAAATAATGACACAGAGATTCAAAATATATGGACAGTTCTTAAG GCTCCTTTCTTTACGATGCAAACTCTACTTTGACCGTTTATTACGTATTCGAGCTTGCtctggaaaaatactttttgatCACAAGAATGAGACACTTTCAATAACA GTTCAGCCTCGAGAGGAAGACAGAGCTGCCCTTAATGATGTGAGATCCTTATCGGGAGGTGAACGTTCCTTCTCAACAGTgtgtttcattctttctctgtgGTCCATTACTGAATCACCTTTCAGATGCTTGGATGAATTTGATGTCTACATG GACATGGTTAACAGAAGAATTGCAATGGATATGATTCTTAAGGTGGCTGACTCTCAGAATCACCGACAGTTCATTTTGCTCACCCCACAAAGCATGAG ttctCTGCCTACGAGTTCCCGTATTCGAATCCTCCGAATGCAAGACCCTGAAAGAGGCCAAAGAACATTGAATTTCCGAAACAGGAATGACGAAGATGAAGATCAATAA